The DNA window ACAGCAAAACCAATCTCATTCGTTTGGAAACTCTTTATCAGCCACAGATCCCAATGGTTTAGAGCAAATATCTGgatgtttattcatttaattttttattggtttacaatttatttatttatttacaattcaaacactatcccccttccctgtttcccctcccccctgcttctgtgagggtactTCCCCATCCACCTGCCCACTACTACCCctgcaccctagcattcccctacactgggacatcaaaccttcacaggaccaaggtcctcccctcccactgatgccagataaggccatcctctgctacatatccagctggagccacgggtccctccatgtgtactctttggttggtggtttagtgtctgggagctctgaggggtctggttggttgatactgttgttcttcctatggggttgcaagcccctttaactccttgagtccttcccctaactcctccactggggtccccgtgctcagtccaacagttggctgccagcatctgcatctgtattggtcaggctcctgcagagcctctcaggagacagctatacctgcctcctgtcagtaagcacttggcatcagcaacagtgtctgggtttggtgtcagcagatgggatggatccctacgtggggcagtctctgggtggcctttcctatTGTCCTAACTTCTATCAATCTAGAAAATCGTAGAAAGGGAATGTCTAAGTGCAGTTTTCTTGTTTTAGAGGTCCCTGTGTATCACCACAGGGAAACGTTGGGTTTGTTGTTAATTTCTAGCAGGAAAGAGCCTTTGTAGCTAACTTCTCTTTATATTAAAGCAGGAGCTTCCTCTAGCAAGAAGACCGTCTCTGGGGTCCCTGCACACCTGGTCCCCTCCCCCAGGCGCTTGGCAAGACTACAAGCAGATGGCCAGAAAACAGAGGCTTTCCTGGAAGTTCAGCCTCATGCAATGATCCCTGAAAATCAGAAccccactctcccacagagccaaGACTTAACTGAGGAGGGAGAAGCCCCTAAGAAGGAGGCTAGTCCCAGCCACCTGGATCTACCTCAGCAGACCCAAGACATATCACCAAAGGTGAAGGAAGAGGACGGTCAGCCAGCCAACCTTCCTCCAAAAATAACCACTGAGACGGAGGGCCCTGAAGATGAGCCTGTGCCACCTGTGCTAGAAGCAGGACAGTCTTCCACAATGGCGTCTCAAGAGCCACCTCAGCATCCTGCTCCGGCTCCCCCACTCAGCCCTCAGCTAGATCAGGATAAGGAATCTGGAGAGACCAAAGTAACCCCTAACAACCCAGCCCTATCGGAACCTGCACAGGGACCTGACCCAGCTTCTGTCAGTCCTCAGAGAGTCCAGGATGAGGGAGCAGAGTCAGCCAATCTTGCATCCAGTAGCTCCACGCACAATCTTCCAGAAGATCCTTCCCATGCTGAGATAGAGAAGCCTACTGTAGGCTCTCAACCATCTCTGAAGGAGGAAACCCCCAAAGCAGAAGTTATGCGGGCCAGTACTCCTTACCCCGAAATTCCACCTCCCCAAGACTCATCCACAAAGGTCAGGGAACAGCCAGTAGCCTTGCTTCCTAGGAGCCGGCTGGCTCCTACCAGATTGCCACAGCCCCAGACCCTGGCTCCTCTCCAGAGCAGGAGACCCACCCCCAAGCTTCTCTCTCCCAGCAGGGAAGAGGCTTTGGGGACAAGCTCAGAACAGACCCCGAATCCCTCTCCCAGGTCTCTTCCAACTCAGGATGGAGACCCCAGTAAGCTTCCTCCTATCAGCCCTCCCCAATCCAAACCACCCCAAAACCCAAGCCCCCATGCAGTCCACAGTCCACAGCAAGCCCAGGTTGAAAAAGGCAGTGAGGTGAAGCTCCCACTTATTAGCCCCCCAGTCCAGGAACAAGCCCTGCAACACACCCCCAAACCACCCCAGGAAGAGGAGGCACCTACGGTTCGGCTCCCAAATATTCCTGCTCCCTCCACAGAACCCCATCTTCCTCAGAACACCGAGCCAAGGCCTGCTTCGAAGCCTGCAAGGGAAAGGAAAACTCCAAAAGTAGGCCGTGCCTCCAGTAAGAAAGTTCTGGATCTGCAGGCCACACCTCACAGCCAGGAGCTCACCAAGCAGAAGGGAGCTAGGAAGAAAACCCTCACGCAGAGAGAGACAGCTAAAGAGTTGCCACACCCGAAAAAGATGCCAATCGGGAACTCTCAGACAGCCCAGCAGCCAGAATCCCACAGCAGGCCCACTCCGAGGAATGAGTCTGATGCACTTGACTTCAGGTCTTCTCCAGGCCACACTGAACCAGTGTCAGCAGACCCCCAGAACCGGGAGAAAAACCGCAAAGCACACAATCCCAGAAAGAAGGCACAAACCAATCCCACCCCAAAGGACGCGTCTCAGTCCACGCGTACATCCCCAAACGGAGAAATGTCTGAAGGGTTAACTCAAGGAAATGAAACTGCCCTCAGCGAGGATCAGCCAACCAGAGAGGGTCAGCCCCCACAGGCCACGGACCAGTCAGCACAGGACATTGCAGTCCCTAGCCAGCTGCGGGCCAAGGAGTCGCAAGCCCAGAGGAACACCAGGGAGACCAGACAGAGCTACGCCCAGAGGCACAGCATTCTTGTATCTAAGCAGCAATCCAAAGAAAAACGAACCCGAAAAAATGGAGGTGTACCTCAGGACAGAAGTCCTGCTGCTCCCCAGAATGAGGTATCACAGGAGGATCCGGGTAGCCAGACAGGAAGACTGCGAGCCAGGGGCAGCCAGAGTATCAAAGTGTAAGCCTGGGTTTCTACGAAGCAGTGCTCCTCGGAAGCTGTGCTGTCACTGGTTGGAAAAGCAATGGCTTCCTTCTGCAGTCACTGGTCAGCACCTTGCTTTGGGGGTCTCAGAAGTCATTGTAACTCTGCTTCCCATGTGATAGCATTGGTGGAAGACCCTGCCAACAGCTCAGTCAGTCTAGAACACTCGATGACTGGTGTCAAGAAGTCCTCGTGTTCAACTCTGAACTTAAGTGGGATTTCATGACTGAACCTGGGCAGACTGCTGTCTTCCTTAGGAAAATTCGCTTCTAGATTAGAAATCTTCTTCATGCTTTTTGCATCATTGGAGAGGGCTGCAGCAAAAGGAACTCTGCAAAAAGAAACCTTGCAGTTTTTAAGGATTCCCAGCCTGCAGTTAACTTGTGAGGGTGCATCTCTCCAAGGCAGACACTGGCCGAGCCGAGCATTTGAGGTCCACATTGGTATGTTATGAAACCTCCTTCCGTATTTCCAGATGAATACCTTTCTTCTGTCCTCGAATAGGAATCTCGTGGTCCATGCCTTCATCATGCCAAAGCTTCTGGATGAGTCATTTAAAAGAAATTTGTGGGAAGAAAATTCAGGGGAATCAGTTTTCATCTGTCTCTCCATATTTTTCTGTTATATTCCTGTCAATGAGTAAGGTATAGCCATGGCCAGCCTGTGGAAAGCTATTAGCAGAAAGTACGTGTGTGTCTCACATAACCAACCTATGGGAAGGGCAAAGGTGGAGTGGGCTCTCAGAGAGACAAGGGGCCAGCTATTGAACATCACCAAGGTTCTCGTTATCTCCTGGACTAAGCAAGAGCCTGGGGCCCCCATCAATTCTCACTTCTGTTGTTCTCCATGTTGGGTCCATTCTTTGAACCACAAATGGTTATAAGCCATCCTCTCTACATACAGGGACGTGAACACGAACAACTCTCAAGTTACGTCAGG is part of the Rattus norvegicus strain BN/NHsdMcwi chromosome 4, GRCr8, whole genome shotgun sequence genome and encodes:
- the Lrguk gene encoding leucine-rich repeat and guanylate kinase domain-containing protein isoform 1 (isoform 1 is encoded by transcript variant 1); translation: MATFEGSPSRWKGTRFQRSLGASRAVAQAILSLTDKEPQKRWPTFPMGLRSKGTFRSASSYLLHQLIHRSHEAEVEQEEQQEEGESEESEESEMQNLEDEYDGVLREENVADALDGLGWSGRGTEQVYRNLNLSHCELIDVSILSGYVHLQKLNLSGNRIEDLSCVSCMPYLLELNASQNRLTTFFNFKPPQNLKKVDFSSNQISEMYDLSAYHTLTQLILDNNEIEEITGLEKCISLTHLSLAGNRITTIKGLGTLPIKVLSVSNNQIETITGLEELKALQNLDLSHNQISSLHGLENHDLLEVINLEDNKIKELSEIEYIENLPILRVLNLLRNPIQTKPEYWFFVIFMLLRLTELDQQKIKVEEKVYAVNKYDPPPEVVAAQDHMTHVVNSMSQPQRIFDSTLPSLDAPYPMLILTGPEACGKRELAHRLCRQFSTYFRYGACHTTRPPYFGEGDRVDYHFVSQEVFDEMLSMGKFILTFNYGNHNYGLNRDTVEGIARDGLASCIHMELEGIRSLKYSYFEPRYILVVPMDKEKYEGYLRRKGLFSRAEIEIAVSRVDLYVKVNRKFPGYFDAVINADDLDIAYQKLSELIREYLGLTETAKKGLAPTAGASSSKKTVSGVPAHLVPSPRRLARLQADGQKTEAFLEVQPHAMIPENQNPTLPQSQDLTEEGEAPKKEASPSHLDLPQQTQDISPKVKEEDGQPANLPPKITTETEGPEDEPVPPVLEAGQSSTMASQEPPQHPAPAPPLSPQLDQDKESGETKVTPNNPALSEPAQGPDPASVSPQRVQDEGAESANLASSSSTHNLPEDPSHAEIEKPTVGSQPSLKEETPKAEVMRASTPYPEIPPPQDSSTKVREQPVALLPRSRLAPTRLPQPQTLAPLQSRRPTPKLLSPSREEALGTSSEQTPNPSPRSLPTQDGDPSKLPPISPPQSKPPQNPSPHAVHSPQQAQVEKGSEVKLPLISPPVQEQALQHTPKPPQEEEAPTVRLPNIPAPSTEPHLPQNTEPRPASKPARERKTPKVGRASSKKVLDLQATPHSQELTKQKGARKKTLTQRETAKELPHPKKMPIGNSQTAQQPESHSRPTPRNESDALDFRSSPGHTEPVSADPQNREKNRKAHNPRKKAQTNPTPKDASQSTRTSPNGEMSEGLTQGNETALSEDQPTREGQPPQATDQSAQDIAVPSQLRAKESQAQRNTRETRQSYAQRHSILVSKQQSKEKRTRKNGGVPQDRSPAAPQNEVSQEDPGSQTGRLRARGSQSIKV
- the Lrguk gene encoding leucine-rich repeat and guanylate kinase domain-containing protein isoform X1, giving the protein MATFEGSPSRWKGTRFQRSLGASRAVAQAILSLTDKEPQKRWPTFPMGLRSKGTFRSASSYLLHQLIHRSHEAEVEQEEQQEEGESEESEESEMQNLEDEYDGVLREENVADALDGLGWSGRGTEQVYRNLNLSHCELIDVSILSGYVHLQKLNLSGNRIEDLSCVSCMPYLLELNASQNRLTTFFNFKPPQNLKQKVDFSSNQISEMYDLSAYHTLTQLILDNNEIEEITGLEKCISLTHLSLAGNRITTIKGLGTLPIKVLSVSNNQIETITGLEELKALQNLDLSHNQISSLHGLENHDLLEVINLEDNKIKELSEIEYIENLPILRVLNLLRNPIQTKPEYWFFVIFMLLRLTELDQQKIKVEEKVYAVNKYDPPPEVVAAQDHMTHVVNSMSQPQRIFDSTLPSLDAPYPMLILTGPEACGKRELAHRLCRQFSTYFRYGACHTTRPPYFGEGDRVDYHFVSQEVFDEMLSMGKFILTFNYGNHNYGLNRDTVEGIARDGLASCIHMELEGIRSLKYSYFEPRYILVVPMDKEKYEGYLRRKGLFSRAEIEIAVSRVDLYVKVNRKFPGYFDAVINADDLDIAYQKLSELIREYLGLTETAKKGLAPTAGASSSKKTVSGVPAHLVPSPRRLARLQADGQKTEAFLEVQPHAMIPENQNPTLPQSQDLTEEGEAPKKEASPSHLDLPQQTQDISPKVKEEDGQPANLPPKITTETEGPEDEPVPPVLEAGQSSTMASQEPPQHPAPAPPLSPQLDQDKESGETKVTPNNPALSEPAQGPDPASVSPQRVQDEGAESANLASSSSTHNLPEDPSHAEIEKPTVGSQPSLKEETPKAEVMRASTPYPEIPPPQDSSTKVREQPVALLPRSRLAPTRLPQPQTLAPLQSRRPTPKLLSPSREEALGTSSEQTPNPSPRSLPTQDGDPSKLPPISPPQSKPPQNPSPHAVHSPQQAQVEKGSEVKLPLISPPVQEQALQHTPKPPQEEEAPTVRLPNIPAPSTEPHLPQNTEPRPASKPARERKTPKVGRASSKKVLDLQATPHSQELTKQKGARKKTLTQRETAKELPHPKKMPIGNSQTAQQPESHSRPTPRNESDALDFRSSPGHTEPVSADPQNREKNRKAHNPRKKAQTNPTPKDASQSTRTSPNGEMSEGLTQGNETALSEDQPTREGQPPQATDQSAQDIAVPSQLRAKESQAQRNTRETRQSYAQRHSILVSKQQSKEKRTRKNGGVPQDRSPAAPQNEVSQEDPGSQTGRLRARGSQSIKV
- the Lrguk gene encoding leucine-rich repeat and guanylate kinase domain-containing protein isoform X2, with product MTTFDSNQRLNFTMIFSCSFRQRSQIMRRMLENIQKWKLFSLLLLLRSNNQIETITGLEELKALQNLDLSHNQISSLHGLENHDLLEVINLEDNKIKELSEIEYIENLPILRVLNLLRNPIQTKPEYWFFVIFMLLRLTELDQQKIKVEEKVYAVNKYDPPPEVVAAQDHMTHVVNSMSQPQRIFDSTLPSLDAPYPMLILTGPEACGKRELAHRLCRQFSTYFRYGACHTTRPPYFGEGDRVDYHFVSQEVFDEMLSMGKFILTFNYGNHNYGLNRDTVEGIARDGLASCIHMELEGIRSLKYSYFEPRYILVVPMDKEKYEGYLRRKGLFSRAEIEIAVSRVDLYVKVNRKFPGYFDAVINADDLDIAYQKLSELIREYLGLTETAKKGLAPTAGASSSKKTVSGVPAHLVPSPRRLARLQADGQKTEAFLEVQPHAMIPENQNPTLPQSQDLTEEGEAPKKEASPSHLDLPQQTQDISPKVKEEDGQPANLPPKITTETEGPEDEPVPPVLEAGQSSTMASQEPPQHPAPAPPLSPQLDQDKESGETKVTPNNPALSEPAQGPDPASVSPQRVQDEGAESANLASSSSTHNLPEDPSHAEIEKPTVGSQPSLKEETPKAEVMRASTPYPEIPPPQDSSTKVREQPVALLPRSRLAPTRLPQPQTLAPLQSRRPTPKLLSPSREEALGTSSEQTPNPSPRSLPTQDGDPSKLPPISPPQSKPPQNPSPHAVHSPQQAQVEKGSEVKLPLISPPVQEQALQHTPKPPQEEEAPTVRLPNIPAPSTEPHLPQNTEPRPASKPARERKTPKVGRASSKKVLDLQATPHSQELTKQKGARKKTLTQRETAKELPHPKKMPIGNSQTAQQPESHSRPTPRNESDALDFRSSPGHTEPVSADPQNREKNRKAHNPRKKAQTNPTPKDASQSTRTSPNGEMSEGLTQGNETALSEDQPTREGQPPQATDQSAQDIAVPSQLRAKESQAQRNTRETRQSYAQRHSILVSKQQSKEKRTRKNGGVPQDRSPAAPQNEVSQEDPGSQTGRLRARGSQSIKV
- the Lrguk gene encoding leucine-rich repeat and guanylate kinase domain-containing protein isoform X6, which gives rise to MLSMGKFILTFNYGNHNYGLNRDTVEGIARDGLASCIHMELEGIRSLKYSYFEPRYILVVPMDKEKYEGYLRRKGLFSRAEIEIAVSRVDLYVKVNRKFPGYFDAVINADDLDIAYQKLSELIREYLGLTETAKKGLAPTAGASSSKKTVSGVPAHLVPSPRRLARLQADGQKTEAFLEVQPHAMIPENQNPTLPQSQDLTEEGEAPKKEASPSHLDLPQQTQDISPKVKEEDGQPANLPPKITTETEGPEDEPVPPVLEAGQSSTMASQEPPQHPAPAPPLSPQLDQDKESGETKVTPNNPALSEPAQGPDPASVSPQRVQDEGAESANLASSSSTHNLPEDPSHAEIEKPTVGSQPSLKEETPKAEVMRASTPYPEIPPPQDSSTKVREQPVALLPRSRLAPTRLPQPQTLAPLQSRRPTPKLLSPSREEALGTSSEQTPNPSPRSLPTQDGDPSKLPPISPPQSKPPQNPSPHAVHSPQQAQVEKGSEVKLPLISPPVQEQALQHTPKPPQEEEAPTVRLPNIPAPSTEPHLPQNTEPRPASKPARERKTPKVGRASSKKVLDLQATPHSQELTKQKGARKKTLTQRETAKELPHPKKMPIGNSQTAQQPESHSRPTPRNESDALDFRSSPGHTEPVSADPQNREKNRKAHNPRKKAQTNPTPKDASQSTRTSPNGEMSEGLTQGNETALSEDQPTREGQPPQATDQSAQDIAVPSQLRAKESQAQRNTRETRQSYAQRHSILVSKQQSKEKRTRKNGGVPQDRSPAAPQNEVSQEDPGSQTGRLRARGSQSIKV
- the Lrguk gene encoding leucine-rich repeat and guanylate kinase domain-containing protein isoform X9; translated protein: MELEGIRSLKYSYFEPRYILVVPMDKEKYEGYLRRKGLFSRAEIEIAVSRVDLYVKVNRKFPGYFDAVINADDLDIAYQKLSELIREYLGLTETAKKGLAPTAGASSSKKTVSGVPAHLVPSPRRLARLQADGQKTEAFLEVQPHAMIPENQNPTLPQSQDLTEEGEAPKKEASPSHLDLPQQTQDISPKVKEEDGQPANLPPKITTETEGPEDEPVPPVLEAGQSSTMASQEPPQHPAPAPPLSPQLDQDKESGETKVTPNNPALSEPAQGPDPASVSPQRVQDEGAESANLASSSSTHNLPEDPSHAEIEKPTVGSQPSLKEETPKAEVMRASTPYPEIPPPQDSSTKVREQPVALLPRSRLAPTRLPQPQTLAPLQSRRPTPKLLSPSREEALGTSSEQTPNPSPRSLPTQDGDPSKLPPISPPQSKPPQNPSPHAVHSPQQAQVEKGSEVKLPLISPPVQEQALQHTPKPPQEEEAPTVRLPNIPAPSTEPHLPQNTEPRPASKPARERKTPKVGRASSKKVLDLQATPHSQELTKQKGARKKTLTQRETAKELPHPKKMPIGNSQTAQQPESHSRPTPRNESDALDFRSSPGHTEPVSADPQNREKNRKAHNPRKKAQTNPTPKDASQSTRTSPNGEMSEGLTQGNETALSEDQPTREGQPPQATDQSAQDIAVPSQLRAKESQAQRNTRETRQSYAQRHSILVSKQQSKEKRTRKNGGVPQDRSPAAPQNEVSQEDPGSQTGRLRARGSQSIKV